Proteins encoded within one genomic window of Rhinolophus sinicus isolate RSC01 linkage group LG14, ASM3656204v1, whole genome shotgun sequence:
- the LOC109435947 gene encoding histone H2A type 1, with product MSGRGKQGGKARAKAKTRSSRAGLQFPVGRVHRLLRKGNYAERVGAGAPVYLAAVLEYLTAEILELAGNAARDNKKTRIIPRHLQLAIRNDEELNKLLGKVTIAQGGVLPNIQAVLLPKKTESHHKAKGK from the coding sequence ATGTCTGGACGCGGGAAACAAGGTGGCAAGGCGCGCGCCAAGGCCAAGACGCGCTCGTCGCGGGCCGGCCTGCAGTTCCCCGTGGGTCGCGTGCACCGACTGCTCCGCAAGGGCAACTACGCCGAGCGGGTCGGGGCCGGCGCGCCCGTGTACCTGGCGGCCGTGCTGGAGTACCTGACGGCCGAGATCCTGGAGCTGGCGGGCAACGCGGCCCGCGACAACAAGAAGACGCGCATCATCCCGCGCCACCTGCAGCTGGCCATCCGCAACGACGAGGAGCTCAACAAGCTGCTGGGCAAGGTCACCATCGCGCAGGGCGGCGTCCTGCCCAACATCCAGGCGGTGCTGCTGCCCAAGAAGACCGAGAGCCACCACAAGGCCAAGGGCAAGTAG
- the LOC109435914 gene encoding LOW QUALITY PROTEIN: histone H2A type 1-H (The sequence of the model RefSeq protein was modified relative to this genomic sequence to represent the inferred CDS: inserted 1 base in 1 codon), translating into MSGRGKXGGKARAKAKTRSSRAGLQFPVGRVHRLLRKGNYAERVGAGAPVYLAAVLEYLTAEILELAGNAARDNKKTRIIPRHLQLAIRNDEELNKLLGKVTIAQGGVLPNIQAVLLPKKTESHHRPSKEE; encoded by the exons ATGTCCGGACGCGGAA AAGGCGGCAAGGCGCGCGCCAAGGCCAAGACGCGCTCGTCGCGGGCCGGCCTGCAGTTCCCCGTGGGCCGCGTGCACCGGCTGCTCCGCAAGGGCAACTACGCCGAGCGGGTCGGGGCCGGCGCGCCCGTGTACCTGGCGGCCGTGCTGGAGTACCTGACGGCCGAGATCCTGGAGCTGGCGGGCAACGCGGCCCGCGACAACAAGAAGACGCGCATCATCCCGCGCCACCTGCAGCTGGCCATCCGCAACGACGAGGAGCTCAACAAGCTGCTGGGCAAGGTCACCATCGCGCAGGGCGGCGTCCTGCCCAACATCCAGGCCGTGCTGCTGCCCAAGAAGACCGAGAGCCACCACAGGCCAAGTAAGGAGGAGTGA
- the LOC141566980 gene encoding histone H2B type 1-K-like isoform X2, with product MPEPAKSAPAPKKGSKKAVTKAQKKDGKKRKRSRKESYSVYVYKVLKQVHPDTGISSKAMGIMNSFVNDIFERIAGEASRLAHYNKRSTITSREIQTAVRLLLPGELAKHAVSEGTKAVTKYTSAN from the exons ATGCCCGAGCCGGCCAAGTCCGCGCCTGCCCCGAAAAAGGGCTCCAAGAAGGCGGTGACCAAGGCGCAGAAGAAGGACGGCAAGAAGCGCAAGCGCAGCCGCAAGGAGAGCTACTCGGTGTACGTGTACAAGGTGCTGAAGCAAGTGCATCCGGACACCGGCATCTCATCCAAGGCCATGGGCATCATGAACTCGTTCGTCAACGACATCTTCGAGCGCATCGCGGGCGAGGCGTCGCGCCTGGCGCATTACAACAAGCGCTCGACCATCACGTCCCGGGAGATCCAGACGGCCGTGCGCCTGCTGCTGCCCGGGGAGCTGGCCAAGCACGCCGTGTCCGAGGGCACCAAGGCCGTCACCAAGTACACCAGCGCCAA TTGA
- the H4C9 gene encoding histone H4, producing the protein MSGRGKGGKGLGKGGAKRHRKVLRDNIQGITKPAIRRLARRGGVKRISGLIYEETRGVLKVFLENVIRDAVTYTEHAKRKTVTAMDVVYALKRQGRTLYGFGG; encoded by the coding sequence ATGTCTGGTCGTGGTAAAGGCGGTAAGGGGCTCGGGAAGGGCGGCGCTAAGCGCCACCGCAAGGTCCTGCGCGACAACATCCAGGGCATCACCAAGCCCGCCATCCGGCGCCTGGCCCGGCGCGGCGGCGTCAAGCGCATCTCCGGGCTCATCTACGAGGAGACCCGCGGGGTGCTGAAGGTGTTCCTGGAGAACGTGATCCGGGACGCCGTCACCTACACGGAGCACGCCAAGCGCAAGACGGTCACCGCCATGGACGTGGTTTATGCCCTTAAGCGCCAGGGCCGCACCCTCTACGGCTTCGGGGGCTGA
- the LOC109435951 gene encoding histone H2B type 1-C/E/F/G/I, whose protein sequence is MPEPAKSAPAPKKGSKKAVTKAQKKDGKKRKRSRKESYSVYVYKVLKQVHPDTGISSKAMGIMNSFVNDIFERIAGEASRLAHYNKRSTITSREIQTAVRLLLPGELAKHAVSEGTKAVTKYTSSK, encoded by the coding sequence ATGCCCGAGCCGGCCAAGTCCGCGCCCGCCCCGAAGAAGGGCTCCAAGAAGGCGGTGACCAAGGCGCAGAAGAAGGACGGCAAGAAGCGCAAGCGCAGCCGCAAGGAGAGCTACTCGGTGTACGTGTACAAGGTGCTGAAGCAGGTGCACCCGGACACCGGCATCTCGTCCAAGGCCATGGGCATCATGAACTCGTTCGTCAACGACATCTTCGAGCGCATCGCGGGCGAGGCGTCGCGCCTGGCGCATTACAACAAGCGCTCGACCATCACGTCCCGGGAGATCCAGACGGCCGTGCGCCTGCTGCTGCCCGGGGAGCTGGCCAAGCACGCCGTGTCCGAGGGCACCAAGGCCGTCACCAAGTACACCAGCTCCAAGTAG
- the LOC141566980 gene encoding histone H2B type 1-K-like isoform X1: MPEPAKSAPAPKKGSKKAVTKAQKKDGKKRKRSRKESYSVYVYKVLKQVHPDTGISSKAMGIMNSFVNDIFERIAGEASRLAHYNKRSTITSREIQTAVRLLLPGELAKHAVSEGTKAVTKYTSANCSVPPRERKYSCERSGNKNDFLRFTT, encoded by the exons ATGCCCGAGCCGGCCAAGTCCGCGCCTGCCCCGAAAAAGGGCTCCAAGAAGGCGGTGACCAAGGCGCAGAAGAAGGACGGCAAGAAGCGCAAGCGCAGCCGCAAGGAGAGCTACTCGGTGTACGTGTACAAGGTGCTGAAGCAAGTGCATCCGGACACCGGCATCTCATCCAAGGCCATGGGCATCATGAACTCGTTCGTCAACGACATCTTCGAGCGCATCGCGGGCGAGGCGTCGCGCCTGGCGCATTACAACAAGCGCTCGACCATCACGTCCCGGGAGATCCAGACGGCCGTGCGCCTGCTGCTGCCCGGGGAGCTGGCCAAGCACGCCGTGTCCGAGGGCACCAAGGCCGTCACCAAGTACACCAGCGCCAA CTGTTCTGTGCCacccagagaaagaaaatattcgTGTGAAAGGAGTGGGAATAAAAATGACTTTCTCAGGTTCACAACCTGA